In Candidatus Sedimenticola sp. (ex Thyasira tokunagai), the following proteins share a genomic window:
- a CDS encoding PAS domain S-box protein: MRDITSKLAEGLVVLDRDARVSYMNPEAERLLGWPADKLIGKSLHECIHRDIDGNPIHEGDCAVTKAFKESRVSRIEDDEFIHLDGSRFPVSLIAAPMSGNDSEQALVVSFQDITERKNAERKLKASERRFQDVAMSSADWIWETDRVSESSIS; the protein is encoded by the coding sequence ATGCGCGACATCACATCCAAACTGGCCGAGGGACTGGTGGTACTGGATAGAGACGCCCGAGTCTCCTATATGAATCCGGAGGCAGAACGTCTTCTCGGGTGGCCTGCTGACAAGCTTATAGGTAAAAGCCTGCATGAATGCATTCATCGCGATATCGACGGTAACCCGATCCACGAAGGTGACTGTGCTGTAACCAAGGCCTTTAAGGAGAGCCGTGTTTCCCGTATTGAGGACGATGAATTCATCCACCTGGACGGCTCACGTTTCCCCGTCTCCTTGATCGCCGCCCCAATGAGTGGAAATGATAGCGAGCAGGCCCTGGTCGTATCCTTCCAGGACATCACTGAGCGTAAAAATGCCGAGCGGAAACTAAAGGCTTCCGAAAGGCGTTTTCAGGATGTCGCCATGAGCTCAGCGGATTGGATCTGGGAGACAGACAGGGTAAGCGAGTCTTCGATTTCGTGA
- a CDS encoding outer membrane lipoprotein-sorting protein, whose amino-acid sequence MNRFRKPFNLLLTAWLLTSATAIYAETAEEKGLAIAKESKARDIGWSDMQADMKMILRNKQGQESLREIRLKSLELESDGDKSLSIFDKPRDVKGTAFLSFSHPVGADDQWLYLPALKRVKRISSRNKSGPFMGSEFAYEDLTSFEVEKYSYKYIGDETVNGEESFKIEQYPADKNSGYTRRIVWLDKAEYRAQKTEFYDRKNSLLKTLTFDDYQQYLGKFWRANRYTMVNHQSGKSTVLDWQNYRFGTGLKDSDFNKNSLKRAR is encoded by the coding sequence ATGAACCGGTTCAGGAAACCATTTAACCTGCTGCTCACCGCCTGGCTGCTGACATCGGCCACTGCCATTTATGCAGAGACAGCCGAAGAGAAGGGCCTTGCCATTGCCAAAGAGAGCAAGGCACGGGACATCGGCTGGAGTGATATGCAGGCGGATATGAAGATGATCCTGCGCAACAAGCAGGGCCAGGAGAGCCTGCGTGAGATCCGTCTGAAATCACTGGAACTGGAGAGTGACGGCGACAAGAGCCTGAGCATCTTCGATAAACCCAGGGATGTAAAGGGTACCGCTTTTCTCAGCTTCTCCCACCCTGTAGGCGCAGATGACCAGTGGCTCTATCTGCCGGCACTGAAACGAGTCAAGCGCATCTCATCACGTAATAAATCCGGCCCATTCATGGGCTCAGAGTTCGCCTACGAGGATCTCACCTCTTTTGAGGTAGAGAAATACAGCTACAAATACATCGGTGACGAAACGGTCAATGGTGAAGAGAGCTTCAAGATAGAGCAGTACCCGGCAGATAAAAACTCCGGCTATACCCGTCGCATTGTCTGGCTCGATAAGGCGGAGTACCGTGCTCAGAAAACCGAGTTCTATGATCGAAAAAACAGCCTGCTCAAAACCCTCACTTTTGATGACTATCAGCAGTATCTTGGAAAATTCTGGCGTGCCAACAGATACACCATGGTTAATCACCAGAGTGGTAAAAGTACCGTACTGGATTGGCAGAACTACCGTTTTGGTACCGGCCTGAAGGATAGTGACTTCAACAAAAACAGCCTCAAGCGTGCGCGCTAG
- a CDS encoding sensor domain-containing diguanylate cyclase encodes MTSRSYAIFGFPLALCARRASSIASRLPGTNRLGFQPSLAVSDGKYTYTSGRVKDILGYQPEELLGKTPLDLMPDKEAKRIQAILSMISAEKIPIVDLESWNLTKDGQQVCLLTSGIPLLDDDGILMGYRGIDKDITERKKMEAELAHMATYDELTGLLNRHVLNTLLEDEISRSERYNRAFSVFMVDIDYFKAINDTYGHDAGDIILKKLAGHMQQFIRTTDHAARYGGEEFTIILPETPIHSAITLAERLCRDIEAVNFELNGDNGLTVTVSIGVSSFPQHGPDRDSLLIAADKALYNAKETGRNRVSSAADTAVSSPE; translated from the coding sequence TTGACGTCGCGTTCGTATGCGATCTTTGGATTCCCTCTGGCGCTATGCGCACGCCGGGCATCCAGTATCGCCTCGCGACTACCGGGGACTAACCGCCTCGGCTTTCAGCCTTCCTTGGCGGTCAGCGATGGAAAATATACCTACACCTCCGGCAGGGTGAAGGACATCCTCGGATACCAGCCGGAGGAGCTACTGGGAAAAACCCCCCTTGACCTGATGCCTGATAAGGAGGCGAAGCGAATTCAGGCGATCCTGAGCATGATCAGTGCCGAGAAAATACCTATTGTCGACCTCGAAAGCTGGAATCTGACTAAAGATGGGCAACAGGTATGCCTGCTGACCAGCGGCATACCTCTGCTGGATGACGACGGCATCCTTATGGGTTACCGCGGTATCGACAAGGACATCACTGAGCGCAAAAAGATGGAAGCTGAACTGGCACATATGGCGACCTATGATGAACTGACCGGCCTGTTAAACCGGCATGTATTGAACACTCTGCTTGAGGATGAGATCAGCCGCAGCGAAAGATACAACCGGGCATTCTCTGTATTTATGGTCGATATCGACTATTTTAAAGCGATCAACGACACCTACGGACATGATGCGGGGGATATCATTCTGAAAAAACTCGCTGGTCACATGCAGCAATTCATTCGCACCACTGACCACGCAGCCCGTTACGGCGGTGAAGAGTTTACGATCATACTTCCAGAGACCCCCATCCACAGTGCAATCACTCTGGCTGAGCGGCTGTGCAGAGATATCGAGGCTGTAAACTTCGAGCTGAACGGTGACAACGGCTTGACGGTGACCGTAAGTATTGGCGTATCGAGTTTCCCGCAACACGGCCCAGACCGGGATAGCCTGCTCATAGCAGCCGACAAGGCACTCTATAATGCCAAGGAGACAGGGAGAAACAGAGTTTCCAGTGCAGCTGACACTGCAGTGTCCAGTCCAGAATAA
- a CDS encoding MMPL family transporter — translation MKEKLFNFALKHPVWVILAALTFVLASAAGAGKLVFKSDYRVFFGEENPQLTAYEEMQKVYIKSDNVAFVLAPKDGNTFTSKHLEAIRQLTEAAWQVPYSTRVDSVTNYQYSWAEEDDLIVEDLALNPLSLNQAGVERVRHIATTEPLMVNKLVSPDGKVSVINVAIQLPGINPVEEVPEVTLKVREMTRDFLEKNPDFEVYLSGMVMMNNSFAESSLNDSATLIPLMFGIVILTMIVMLRTFSGTVSTVVVIISTILTTMGLAGWSGFYLTGPTASAPTMILTLAVADCVHILTTMFYEMRHGVEKRKAILDSLRINFQPIFLTSLTTAIGFLSMNFSDSPPFRDLGNLVAVGVMLAFVFSITIFPALLSLLPIKVKQVHEEKSDFMKGLAHFVVARRHLLLPVTALIMTAMMVFAPMNETNDDFVKYFDTSVPFRQATDFMQENLSGMTTLEISIESGVSSGVNAPAFLKTLDEFSTWLRGQPETDHVNTLSDTIKRLNRNMHGDDPSWYKLPDTQEMAAQYLLLYEMSLPYGLDLNNQLNVDKSSTRLIGTFKNITSNEQIALERRVYSWFSTNAPEYNVVVASPGLMFSHIGQRNIQSMLLGITMAILLISILLGIALKSVRFGLISLLPNLTPAAIGFGLWYLIDGRVGLALSVVAGMTLGIVVDDTVHFLSKYLHARRHRGADSHQAVEYAFGSVGRALWITTLVLVCGFMVLAQSSFKLNADMGLLTALTILIALAVDFFFLPPLLMKLDNESSTVSEGVNENEPVQETI, via the coding sequence ATGAAAGAGAAACTATTCAACTTTGCTCTCAAACACCCTGTGTGGGTGATCCTTGCAGCACTGACCTTTGTACTTGCCTCGGCAGCCGGGGCCGGCAAGCTGGTCTTCAAGAGTGACTACCGGGTCTTCTTCGGTGAGGAGAATCCACAGCTCACCGCTTACGAAGAGATGCAGAAGGTCTACATCAAAAGTGATAACGTCGCCTTTGTGCTTGCGCCCAAAGATGGCAATACCTTCACGTCAAAACACCTGGAAGCCATCCGCCAGCTTACAGAAGCCGCTTGGCAGGTACCCTACTCCACCCGCGTAGACTCGGTAACCAACTATCAGTACAGCTGGGCCGAAGAGGATGACTTGATTGTCGAGGACCTGGCCCTCAATCCCCTGTCACTGAATCAGGCAGGGGTGGAGCGTGTACGCCATATAGCGACCACAGAGCCACTGATGGTGAACAAGCTTGTCTCCCCTGACGGCAAGGTCTCGGTGATCAACGTCGCTATCCAGCTACCGGGAATCAACCCGGTGGAAGAGGTGCCTGAGGTTACGCTCAAAGTACGTGAGATGACCCGTGATTTTCTTGAGAAAAACCCCGATTTCGAGGTCTACCTCTCGGGCATGGTGATGATGAACAACAGCTTTGCAGAGTCATCACTCAACGATAGCGCCACCCTTATCCCTCTGATGTTTGGCATTGTGATCCTCACCATGATTGTCATGCTGCGCACCTTTTCCGGCACCGTCTCAACCGTGGTGGTCATCATCTCCACCATTCTGACAACCATGGGGCTGGCTGGTTGGAGCGGTTTTTATCTGACCGGCCCCACCGCCAGTGCTCCCACCATGATCCTAACCCTGGCGGTGGCCGATTGTGTGCATATCCTCACCACCATGTTCTATGAAATGCGCCATGGTGTGGAGAAGCGTAAAGCGATTCTCGACAGCCTGCGGATCAACTTCCAGCCTATATTTCTCACCAGCCTTACCACGGCCATTGGTTTTCTGAGTATGAACTTCTCAGACTCTCCTCCCTTCCGTGACTTGGGCAACCTGGTCGCCGTCGGTGTCATGCTCGCCTTTGTTTTCTCTATCACCATCTTCCCCGCCCTGCTCTCGCTACTGCCGATCAAGGTCAAGCAGGTACATGAGGAGAAGAGCGACTTCATGAAAGGTCTCGCCCACTTTGTGGTGGCCCGCCGTCATCTGCTGCTGCCGGTCACAGCACTGATCATGACCGCCATGATGGTCTTTGCACCGATGAACGAGACCAATGACGACTTCGTTAAATACTTCGATACCAGTGTACCCTTTCGACAGGCAACCGATTTCATGCAGGAAAACCTCTCCGGTATGACTACCCTGGAGATATCCATAGAGAGTGGAGTCTCAAGCGGCGTCAATGCCCCGGCATTCCTCAAGACCCTGGACGAATTCAGCACTTGGCTAAGAGGGCAACCGGAGACCGACCACGTCAATACCCTGAGTGATACCATCAAGCGCCTCAACCGCAACATGCACGGTGATGACCCCAGCTGGTACAAGCTACCCGACACCCAAGAGATGGCGGCTCAATACCTGTTGCTCTACGAGATGTCCCTGCCCTATGGCCTGGACCTCAACAATCAGCTCAATGTGGACAAATCATCCACCCGCCTGATCGGCACCTTTAAAAACATCACCAGTAATGAGCAGATTGCCCTGGAAAGGCGCGTCTATAGCTGGTTCTCCACCAATGCACCCGAGTACAACGTAGTGGTCGCAAGTCCTGGTCTAATGTTTTCCCATATCGGTCAGCGCAACATCCAGAGCATGCTGCTGGGTATCACCATGGCGATATTGCTTATCTCCATCCTGCTTGGAATTGCATTGAAATCGGTACGCTTTGGACTGATCAGCCTGCTGCCCAATCTCACCCCTGCCGCCATCGGCTTTGGGCTCTGGTATCTGATTGATGGTCGCGTCGGTCTGGCACTCTCTGTGGTGGCCGGTATGACACTCGGTATCGTGGTTGATGACACCGTACACTTTCTCAGCAAGTACCTACACGCCCGCCGACACCGCGGTGCCGATTCACACCAGGCGGTAGAGTACGCCTTCGGCAGTGTCGGCCGTGCACTCTGGATCACCACCCTGGTACTGGTCTGCGGCTTCATGGTGCTGGCGCAATCAAGCTTCAAGCTAAATGCCGACATGGGTCTACTTACCGCCCTGACTATCTTAATTGCACTGGCGGTAGATTTTTTCTTCCTACCGCCACTGCTGATGAAACTTGATAACGAGTCTTCGACCGTCTCTGAAGGAGTAAATGAAAATGAACCGGTTCAGGAAACCATTTAA